One stretch of Holophagaceae bacterium DNA includes these proteins:
- a CDS encoding NAD-dependent deacylase, with protein MGSGSATPIVILTGAGISAESGLPTFRDNGGLWEQHRVEDVATPEAFRRDPGLVQRFYNERRRKLGAVSPNAAHRALVDLERGWPGPLLLVTQNVDDLHARAGSLNLVPMHGELLKARCLACGAASAWAEDILPTSHCPRCDEPGQLRPHIVWFGEMPLELDRIFKALEECGLFIAIGTSGTVYPAAGFVDAVPPGARAIEINLEGSSPNPRFDEQRQGTATQRVPELVAELLK; from the coding sequence GTGGGGTCCGGTTCCGCCACACCCATCGTCATCCTCACCGGAGCCGGCATCTCCGCAGAGAGCGGCCTTCCCACCTTCCGGGACAATGGCGGGCTCTGGGAACAGCATCGCGTGGAGGATGTCGCCACGCCCGAGGCTTTCCGGCGCGATCCCGGGCTGGTGCAGCGCTTCTACAACGAACGCCGCCGGAAGCTCGGAGCCGTATCGCCCAATGCGGCGCACCGCGCCCTGGTGGACCTGGAGCGGGGCTGGCCCGGCCCCTTGCTCCTGGTCACCCAGAACGTGGATGACCTCCATGCCCGCGCTGGTTCCCTGAACCTCGTGCCCATGCACGGCGAATTGCTGAAGGCCCGGTGCCTGGCTTGCGGCGCCGCCTCCGCCTGGGCAGAGGACATCCTGCCCACAAGCCATTGCCCCCGTTGCGACGAACCGGGGCAGTTGAGGCCGCACATCGTCTGGTTCGGAGAGATGCCGCTGGAGCTGGACAGGATTTTCAAGGCCCTGGAGGAATGCGGCCTCTTCATCGCCATCGGCACCTCGGGCACGGTCTATCCCGCGGCTGGCTTCGTGGACGCTGTGCCGCCCGGAGCCCGCGCCATCGAGATCAACCTGGAAGGGTCCAGTCCGAATCCGCGGTTCGATGAGCAGCGCCAGGGAACGGCCACCCAGCGGGTGCCGGAGCTGGTGGCTGAATTGTTGAAATGA
- a CDS encoding prepilin-type N-terminal cleavage/methylation domain-containing protein, producing the protein MRLFHTPARSTATGRQRGFTLMELLVVMTIIALLSTVGIVGYRHSTKLSKESVLKENLFQIRHALEQYHADRSRYPTSLAQLRDKGYVREIPKDPMTNSSETWRTEMESADPDQPDAEPGIWNVRSGSQDISEDQVPYSDW; encoded by the coding sequence ATGCGCCTTTTCCACACTCCAGCCCGCTCCACCGCCACCGGCCGCCAGCGGGGCTTCACGCTCATGGAACTGCTGGTGGTGATGACCATCATCGCCCTGCTTTCGACGGTCGGCATCGTGGGCTACCGGCACAGCACGAAGCTCTCCAAGGAATCGGTCCTGAAGGAGAACCTCTTCCAGATCCGCCATGCGCTGGAGCAGTACCACGCGGACCGCAGCCGCTACCCCACCTCCCTGGCCCAGTTGAGGGACAAGGGCTACGTCCGCGAGATTCCCAAAGATCCCATGACCAATTCCTCGGAGACCTGGCGGACGGAAATGGAATCCGCCGACCCCGACCAGCCGGACGCCGAACCCGGCATCTGGAATGTCCGCAGCGGCAGCCAGGACATCAGCGAGGACCAAGTCCCCTACAGCGATTGGTGA
- a CDS encoding class I SAM-dependent methyltransferase — protein sequence MSAAAARTSARTKSPTAIGERWPILIPGRAIATTAPQILAYLNDLHAGHGHAPGLAAAFAAPELRGLPAIQVGMSEGKLLTLLLRLAGAKKVVEFGTLAGYSAIRMAQALPAGGRLWTLELETTYAAVAREQIAEAGFADRVEVVVGPALESLPALESEGPFDAVFLDADKGRYDLYARWAALNLRRGGLLLVDNAYYFGQLLDQSPDAEAVRRCHEEATRAFDTVCIPTPDGLLLGMKH from the coding sequence ATGTCCGCAGCGGCAGCCAGGACATCAGCGAGGACCAAGTCCCCTACAGCGATTGGTGAGCGGTGGCCGATCTTGATTCCCGGCAGGGCCATCGCTACGACAGCCCCTCAGATTCTGGCCTACCTGAACGACCTCCATGCCGGCCATGGCCATGCTCCTGGTTTGGCCGCGGCCTTCGCCGCGCCCGAACTGCGGGGCCTTCCTGCCATCCAGGTGGGCATGAGCGAGGGCAAGCTGCTCACGCTGCTGCTGCGGCTTGCGGGCGCGAAAAAGGTGGTGGAATTCGGCACCTTGGCGGGCTACTCCGCCATCCGCATGGCCCAGGCGCTTCCGGCCGGCGGCCGGCTGTGGACCTTGGAGTTGGAAACAACCTACGCTGCGGTGGCCCGGGAACAAATTGCGGAGGCCGGCTTTGCGGATCGCGTGGAGGTGGTCGTCGGACCGGCCCTGGAATCATTGCCTGCGCTGGAATCCGAAGGTCCCTTCGACGCGGTGTTCCTGGACGCCGACAAGGGCCGGTATGACCTGTACGCGCGGTGGGCGGCCCTCAATCTGCGCCGTGGCGGGCTCCTGCTGGTGGACAACGCCTATTATTTCGGACAGCTCCTGGATCAAAGCCCGGATGCGGAGGCCGTGCGCCGTTGCCACGAAGAGGCCACCCGGGCCTTCGACACTGTCTGCATCCCGACACCTGACGGACTGCTTCTGGGGATGAAACATTGA
- a CDS encoding ACT domain-containing protein, translating into MLWSITQTPEELSILCASDRVPPGYRTEGPFRALKVRGPLDMAMTGVLASMAGPLAEAGVSIFALSTFDTDYVLVRETAVEAALRVLRLAGHQAG; encoded by the coding sequence ATGCTGTGGTCCATCACCCAGACGCCCGAGGAACTCTCGATCCTGTGCGCCTCGGACCGTGTGCCGCCGGGGTACCGCACCGAGGGGCCGTTCAGGGCCTTGAAGGTGCGAGGGCCGCTGGACATGGCCATGACCGGCGTGCTGGCGTCCATGGCCGGCCCCCTGGCGGAGGCGGGCGTGAGCATCTTCGCGCTCTCGACCTTCGACACGGACTATGTGCTGGTGCGCGAGACGGCGGTTGAAGCTGCGCTCCGGGTGTTGCGCCTCGCCGGCCATCAGGCCGGATGA
- the hflX gene encoding GTPase HflX — MAEPQPRCFLLARQGRDDEGATIEDHLLELAELARAGGIDPIGQEKLKRATPEARSFYGKGQLEAASQEAKRLGATLLICDDELSGGQVRNIEKSTGLRCMDRTGLILSIFEQRAQTREARAQVELARFEYELPRLKGAWTHLERQAGGTGTRGGAGETQIEVDRRMTRLRISQLKKELKHLERVRETQRQGRVPGLPRVALVGYTNAGKTSILKCLTGEGEPKDMLFATLDTTTRKAWLGADDETGAPKQALVSDTVGFIRKLPHQLVAAFRSTLGEVRTADALVVVADAANPDLEEHLKIVGATLHEIGCGDHPRLLVLNQADRLTRPRRLDMKKRHPDAVFSCALTKAGIEEVREWLRELIPGPPRPRQLEDWERPLVQAELS, encoded by the coding sequence ATGGCAGAACCCCAACCTCGATGCTTCCTCCTGGCCCGGCAAGGGCGCGACGACGAGGGGGCGACCATCGAGGACCATCTGCTGGAGCTCGCCGAGCTGGCGCGGGCCGGAGGCATCGACCCCATCGGCCAGGAGAAGCTCAAGCGCGCGACGCCGGAGGCCCGCAGCTTCTATGGCAAGGGGCAATTGGAGGCCGCGTCCCAGGAAGCCAAGCGATTAGGAGCGACCCTGCTCATCTGCGACGACGAGCTGAGCGGCGGCCAGGTCCGCAACATCGAGAAGTCCACGGGCCTGCGCTGCATGGACCGCACGGGGCTCATCCTCAGCATCTTCGAACAGCGCGCCCAGACGCGCGAAGCCAGGGCGCAGGTGGAGTTGGCGCGCTTCGAATACGAATTGCCGCGGCTGAAGGGCGCCTGGACCCACCTTGAGCGCCAGGCGGGCGGCACGGGCACCCGCGGGGGCGCGGGCGAAACGCAGATCGAAGTGGACCGCCGCATGACGCGGTTGCGCATCTCGCAATTGAAGAAGGAATTGAAACACCTGGAACGGGTGCGGGAAACCCAGCGCCAGGGCCGTGTCCCAGGCCTGCCGCGGGTGGCGCTGGTGGGCTACACCAACGCCGGCAAGACCAGCATCCTGAAATGCCTGACGGGCGAAGGCGAGCCCAAGGACATGCTCTTCGCAACCCTCGACACCACCACGCGCAAGGCCTGGCTGGGCGCCGACGATGAGACCGGTGCGCCGAAACAAGCGCTGGTATCCGACACCGTCGGCTTCATCCGCAAACTGCCCCACCAACTGGTGGCGGCCTTCCGCTCGACCCTGGGCGAAGTGCGCACCGCCGATGCGCTGGTGGTGGTGGCGGATGCCGCGAATCCAGATCTGGAAGAACATTTGAAGATCGTCGGCGCCACGCTCCATGAAATCGGCTGCGGCGACCATCCGCGGCTGCTGGTGCTCAACCAGGCGGACCGCCTCACCCGGCCTCGCCGGCTGGACATGAAAAAGAGGCATCCAGATGCGGTGTTCAGCTGCGCCCTGACCAAGGCTGGCATCGAGGAAGTCCGCGAATGGCTGCGGGAGCTGATCCCGGGCCCGCCGAGGCCGCGGCAGCTCGAAGACTGGGAGCGGCCGCTTGTCCAGGCGGAGCTGTCCTGA
- a CDS encoding B12-binding domain-containing radical SAM protein: protein MGIKALLVYPEMPPTYWSMRYALPFLGCKASLPPLGLITVAAMLPKDWDLKLVDLNVGTLSKQDIEAADLVLTSAMLVQRASFEKIVAMCQEAGKPLVAGGPYPTSCHEQIEGVDYFVLGEAEVNLPPFLEDFKNGNPKNCYRDPTRPDITRTPPPRFDLLDRKRYAGAALQYSRGCPHHCEFCDIVELFGHKPRTKTPTQILEELELLYEGGWRGSLFVVDDNFIGNRLQVRRLLPEVARWQEERNFPFTLYTEASLDLAADEALMDDMVRAGFNMVFVGIETPDQATLEAVGKNLNSRADLLASVRAIQAKGLEVAAGFIVGFDEDQGDIFDRQIRFIGQAAIPTAMVGLLTALPGTRLHTRLASEGRLLFTSVGGNNTHDLELNFLPRMDAGLLRAGYKRVLAEVYRPRRYFARCLDLIRRMKPHKASVRRIRLVEVRAFFHSLIRQTFSRYTFAYWSYLLRGLTLRPRMLAELVTMAVKGHHFFTITRSLLELEKFKDRLQRSGQDLEARLHRAIQGNAKNMAAWKAYRAKLLARAKARCERFHPDFKHSAVRAFEEFRGTVERLRIPSTGVLGNSGRDS, encoded by the coding sequence TTGGGAATCAAGGCGCTGCTGGTCTACCCGGAAATGCCCCCGACCTACTGGAGCATGCGCTACGCGCTCCCTTTCCTCGGCTGCAAGGCTTCGCTGCCGCCCTTGGGCCTGATCACGGTGGCCGCGATGCTGCCGAAGGATTGGGACCTCAAGCTCGTTGATCTGAATGTCGGAACCCTTTCGAAGCAGGACATCGAGGCGGCGGATCTGGTGCTGACCTCCGCCATGCTCGTGCAGCGCGCCTCCTTCGAAAAAATCGTCGCGATGTGCCAGGAAGCGGGCAAGCCGCTGGTGGCGGGCGGGCCCTATCCCACCAGTTGCCATGAGCAGATCGAAGGCGTGGATTACTTCGTCCTCGGCGAAGCGGAAGTGAACCTTCCGCCTTTCCTGGAGGATTTCAAAAATGGCAATCCGAAAAACTGCTACCGCGATCCCACGCGCCCCGACATCACCCGCACGCCGCCGCCGCGCTTCGACCTGCTGGACCGGAAACGCTACGCGGGCGCGGCCTTGCAGTATTCGCGCGGCTGCCCGCACCACTGCGAATTCTGCGACATCGTGGAACTCTTCGGCCACAAGCCCCGCACCAAGACGCCTACCCAGATCCTGGAGGAGCTGGAGCTGCTGTATGAGGGCGGCTGGCGCGGCTCGCTGTTTGTGGTGGACGACAACTTCATCGGCAACCGGCTCCAGGTTCGCCGCCTCCTGCCCGAGGTGGCCCGCTGGCAGGAAGAACGGAACTTCCCCTTCACCCTCTACACCGAGGCCAGCCTCGATCTGGCGGCGGACGAAGCGCTCATGGACGACATGGTGCGGGCGGGCTTCAACATGGTGTTCGTGGGCATCGAAACGCCGGACCAGGCCACGCTCGAAGCGGTGGGGAAAAACCTGAACAGCCGCGCCGATCTGCTGGCCAGCGTCCGCGCCATCCAGGCCAAGGGGCTGGAAGTGGCCGCCGGGTTCATCGTGGGCTTCGACGAAGACCAGGGCGATATCTTCGACCGCCAGATCCGCTTCATCGGGCAGGCTGCCATTCCCACGGCCATGGTGGGCCTCCTGACGGCCCTTCCGGGAACCCGGCTCCACACCCGGCTGGCCTCCGAGGGGCGGCTGCTTTTCACGTCGGTGGGGGGCAACAACACCCATGACTTGGAGCTGAATTTCCTTCCGCGCATGGATGCGGGCCTCCTTCGCGCGGGCTACAAGCGCGTGCTTGCCGAGGTGTACCGGCCGCGCCGCTACTTCGCCCGCTGCCTTGACTTGATCCGCCGGATGAAGCCCCACAAGGCCTCCGTCCGCCGGATCCGGCTCGTCGAAGTGCGGGCCTTCTTCCATTCCCTCATCCGCCAGACCTTCTCCCGCTACACGTTCGCGTACTGGTCCTACCTGCTGCGGGGCCTGACGCTGCGCCCCCGCATGCTCGCCGAGCTGGTGACCATGGCCGTGAAAGGCCACCATTTCTTCACCATCACACGGAGCCTACTGGAACTGGAGAAATTCAAGGACAGGCTGCAACGCTCAGGGCAAGATCTCGAAGCCCGCCTGCACCGCGCCATCCAGGGCAACGCGAAGAACATGGCCGCCTGGAAGGCCTACCGCGCCAAGCTCCTGGCCCGTGCCAAAGCCCGCTGTGAGCGCTTCCACCCGGATTTCAAGCACAGCGCAGTGAGGGCGTTTGAGGAATTCAGGGGTACGGTGGAAAGGTTGCGGATACCGAGCACCGGAGTGTTGGGGAATTCAGGGCGTGATTCCTAG
- the lpdA gene encoding dihydrolipoyl dehydrogenase: MAAFDLIVIGSGPGGYIAAVRGAQLGLNTALVEKDPAGLGGTCLRRGCIPAKTWLETAHRFEQMENLKEFGIADVDVSKLRADLPAIVTRKNRIVLKNGKGIEYLMKKNKVTVLKGIGKLLGGGRVVVEQEVHTAKKIILATGSVPRELPGLETDGQRVLNSDHILDLAELPSHLVILGGGAIGVEFASTFARLGSKVTLVEMMDQLVPIEDTAVGEELAKIFAKSYKMDVRVKTKIASLERSAGKVVCHLEGDKPGTLEASHVLISIGRAPVTANIGLENTKATQERGYIDINEFMQTKEEGLYAIGDIVKTPMLAHVASDEGVVAAEHAAKSLGADAHPHPIDYDRVPGCTYCDPEIGSVGLTERAAREKGFDVQVGQFPFMPMAKANIIGEPHGFIKIVADKQYGEILGIHIIGPKATELVASSLALIGGEYTVDELINTMYPHPTLNEVFPEAARAVHGRALNM, from the coding sequence ATGGCTGCGTTCGACCTGATCGTGATTGGAAGTGGCCCTGGGGGCTACATCGCCGCGGTGCGCGGTGCGCAGTTGGGACTGAACACCGCCCTGGTGGAAAAGGATCCCGCGGGTCTCGGCGGCACCTGCCTGCGCCGCGGCTGCATCCCCGCCAAGACCTGGCTGGAGACCGCCCACCGTTTCGAGCAGATGGAAAACCTCAAGGAATTCGGCATCGCCGATGTGGATGTTTCGAAGCTGCGCGCGGATCTCCCGGCCATCGTCACGCGCAAGAACCGCATCGTGCTTAAGAACGGCAAGGGCATCGAATACCTGATGAAGAAGAACAAGGTCACGGTGCTGAAGGGCATCGGAAAACTGCTGGGGGGCGGGCGCGTGGTGGTGGAGCAGGAGGTCCACACCGCGAAGAAGATCATCCTCGCGACCGGGTCGGTTCCCCGCGAGCTGCCGGGCCTGGAGACCGACGGCCAGCGCGTGTTGAACAGCGACCACATCCTGGACCTGGCGGAACTTCCGAGCCACCTCGTCATCCTGGGCGGCGGCGCCATCGGCGTGGAGTTCGCGTCGACCTTCGCGCGGCTGGGCAGCAAGGTCACGCTGGTGGAAATGATGGACCAGCTGGTGCCCATCGAGGACACGGCCGTGGGCGAGGAACTGGCGAAAATCTTCGCCAAGTCCTACAAGATGGATGTCCGCGTGAAGACCAAGATCGCCAGCCTTGAGAGGTCCGCTGGCAAGGTTGTCTGCCACCTTGAAGGCGACAAGCCCGGGACCCTCGAAGCCAGCCACGTGCTCATCTCCATCGGCCGCGCACCGGTCACGGCCAACATCGGCCTGGAGAACACCAAGGCCACCCAGGAGCGCGGCTACATCGACATCAACGAATTCATGCAGACCAAAGAAGAAGGCCTTTACGCCATCGGCGACATCGTGAAGACGCCCATGCTCGCCCACGTGGCCAGCGACGAGGGCGTCGTCGCCGCGGAGCACGCGGCGAAATCCCTGGGCGCGGACGCGCACCCCCATCCCATCGACTACGACCGCGTGCCCGGATGCACCTACTGCGACCCTGAAATCGGCAGCGTCGGCCTCACGGAGCGGGCGGCCCGCGAGAAGGGTTTCGACGTTCAGGTGGGCCAGTTCCCCTTCATGCCCATGGCCAAGGCCAACATCATCGGCGAGCCCCATGGCTTCATCAAGATCGTGGCGGACAAGCAGTACGGCGAGATCCTGGGCATCCACATCATCGGCCCCAAGGCCACGGAACTGGTGGCGTCCAGCCTGGCGCTGATCGGCGGCGAATACACCGTGGACGAGCTCATCAACACCATGTACCCGCACCCGACCCTGAACGAAGTCTTTCCCGAAGCCGCCCGCGCCGTCCATGGCCGCGCCTTGAACATGTGA
- a CDS encoding phage holin family protein encodes MRTILRFLFSALGLLVASYALPGLHHGSFVDLLAVAVVLGVLNATLGPLLKFIAFIPVVFSFGCFSLVINGLVFWLAGALSHRLGLDFRVDGFWAGFFGALITSLVASLVEVVLIGREPKDGPRAPRGIKIVN; translated from the coding sequence ATGCGCACGATCCTCCGCTTCCTCTTCTCCGCGCTCGGCCTGCTGGTGGCGTCCTATGCGCTGCCGGGCCTCCACCACGGATCTTTCGTGGACCTGCTGGCGGTGGCGGTGGTGCTGGGCGTGCTGAACGCGACCCTGGGGCCGCTGCTGAAATTCATCGCCTTCATCCCGGTGGTGTTCTCCTTCGGCTGCTTCAGTCTCGTGATCAACGGCCTGGTGTTCTGGCTGGCGGGAGCGCTGTCCCATCGGCTGGGGTTGGACTTCAGGGTGGATGGGTTCTGGGCTGGATTTTTCGGCGCCCTCATCACAAGCCTCGTGGCGAGCCTCGTCGAAGTCGTGCTCATCGGAAGAGAACCCAAGGATGGGCCAAGGGCTCCCCGGGGAATCAAGATCGTGAATTGA
- a CDS encoding four helix bundle protein: MRNHRALTVFKLADDLALAVYAATGTFPKSEQFGLVSQMRRAAVSVPSNIAEGCSRHSEAEFVHFLHIALGSARELEYQASLAQRLGFFRDSNIEIQANSLCRTLSVFINKIRA, encoded by the coding sequence ATGCGAAACCACAGGGCTTTGACGGTCTTCAAGTTGGCTGATGACTTAGCGTTGGCGGTATATGCCGCAACTGGAACCTTTCCAAAATCAGAACAATTTGGTTTGGTCTCCCAAATGAGGAGGGCCGCTGTATCGGTTCCATCGAATATCGCTGAGGGCTGCTCCCGGCATTCCGAAGCCGAATTTGTTCACTTCCTACACATCGCGTTGGGCTCAGCCCGCGAACTTGAATACCAGGCTTCATTAGCCCAACGATTGGGTTTTTTTCGCGATTCAAACATTGAAATTCAAGCCAATTCTCTTTGCCGAACCCTCTCGGTCTTCATCAATAAAATCCGAGCTTGA
- a CDS encoding MFS transporter, which translates to MKPATKLLVLLTSINLVNYLDRYVVAAILEPLGQDLRLTDSQLGSLTLVFVVVYMLAAPVFGWLADRYHRPRLVAAGVALWSIATLLAAFVHSYPMLLFTRSLVGVGEAAYATLGPAILSDVIPEDERAAKFTWFYLAIPLGSALGYGLGGIVAQHFGWRAAFLVAGLPGLILAGRMMLLSDPVRGAMDHLHDLNATASWLQRLGAIFKNRIWLACTGSYVGYTFAMGALATWGPALLQRKFEVSVGQAGLVFGGLAVVTGILGTFLGGILTGKLQHRWPDAGVWISGCTLLAAAPAVAWAVSSGNLHLTYALFFLGMLLLFINTSPVNALTVSCLPSSVRATGVAINVLFIHLFGDAVSPKLVGALSDRLGADGPALGQAMLVAVPAIMASGVLLWWARGFQASESR; encoded by the coding sequence ATGAAGCCAGCCACGAAATTACTGGTCCTGCTGACCAGCATCAACCTGGTGAACTACCTGGATCGCTACGTGGTGGCGGCGATCCTGGAGCCCCTGGGCCAGGATCTGCGCCTGACGGATTCCCAATTGGGCAGCCTGACGTTGGTGTTCGTGGTGGTCTACATGCTGGCGGCGCCGGTCTTCGGGTGGCTGGCGGACCGCTATCACCGCCCGCGCTTGGTGGCCGCGGGCGTGGCCTTATGGAGCATCGCGACCCTGCTGGCGGCCTTCGTGCACAGTTATCCCATGCTCCTCTTCACGCGCTCGCTGGTGGGCGTGGGCGAAGCCGCCTACGCCACGCTGGGTCCGGCCATCCTCAGCGATGTGATTCCCGAGGATGAACGCGCGGCGAAATTCACCTGGTTCTACCTGGCCATTCCGTTGGGTTCGGCGCTGGGTTACGGCCTGGGCGGCATCGTGGCCCAGCATTTCGGATGGCGGGCGGCCTTCCTGGTGGCGGGCCTCCCGGGGTTGATCCTCGCAGGCCGCATGATGCTGCTTTCGGATCCCGTGCGGGGCGCGATGGACCACCTGCATGATCTCAACGCAACCGCAAGCTGGCTCCAGAGGCTCGGCGCCATTTTCAAAAACCGCATCTGGCTGGCCTGCACCGGCAGCTACGTGGGCTATACCTTTGCCATGGGCGCCCTGGCAACCTGGGGCCCAGCCCTCCTCCAGCGGAAGTTCGAGGTGAGCGTGGGCCAGGCGGGCCTCGTGTTCGGCGGCCTGGCTGTGGTGACCGGCATCCTGGGCACTTTCCTGGGCGGAATCCTCACCGGAAAACTCCAGCATCGCTGGCCCGACGCAGGGGTCTGGATCAGCGGATGCACGCTCCTGGCCGCCGCGCCCGCGGTGGCATGGGCGGTTTCATCCGGGAACCTGCACCTGACCTACGCATTGTTTTTCCTGGGCATGCTGTTGCTCTTCATCAATACCAGCCCCGTGAACGCGTTGACCGTGAGCTGCCTGCCCTCCAGCGTCCGCGCCACCGGCGTCGCCATCAACGTGCTGTTCATCCATCTCTTCGGCGATGCCGTGAGTCCGAAATTGGTGGGCGCCCTCAGCGATCGCCTGGGCGCCGATGGGCCGGCCCTCGGCCAGGCCATGCTCGTGGCGGTGCCTGCGATCATGGCTTCCGGCGTCCTGTTGTGGTGGGCCCGGGGATTCCAGGCTTCGGAATCCCGCTGA
- a CDS encoding EAL domain-containing response regulator, with protein sequence MVLNNRTVMVVEDHDFQRRMTLRLLKDLGAGELLEAANGVEALSLLAGRTEPVDIIFCDLDMPEMDGVEFIRHVAEDQLAQAVAVVSAMEISILNTVETMAKAYGLQVLGAIPKPLNLQDLTACISSFHPKEQVREAVPARSEFDAEDLKQGLKEREFIAYFQPKVSFATGEVQGVEALVRWFRPGHGAVSPLQFIHRMELENLVTPLTEVLLTQTCGYLKAWARRGHLISASVNISMQCLSDVSIADRLHDLVKESDCDPQNIILEVTETEVMVDVAKVLNVLARLRLKGFGLSIDDFGTGIFLPAAAQQRALHGAEDRPVLCQRFPHPAQAPDDHRNEPGPGAQTQAEDRGGRCGNARGMGSAEVPGLPAGPGLFHRPAHAGPPAAGLVAAVAGPRGSLMTVVLNGPQASFGERARQDS encoded by the coding sequence ATGGTTTTGAACAATCGCACGGTCATGGTGGTCGAGGACCACGATTTCCAGCGCCGGATGACGCTGCGGCTGCTGAAAGATCTCGGGGCGGGGGAGCTCCTGGAGGCAGCGAACGGGGTCGAGGCGTTGAGCCTGCTGGCTGGGCGGACCGAGCCCGTGGACATCATCTTCTGCGATCTGGACATGCCGGAAATGGATGGCGTGGAGTTCATCCGCCACGTGGCCGAGGACCAACTGGCCCAGGCCGTCGCCGTCGTCAGCGCCATGGAAATCTCCATCCTGAACACCGTGGAAACCATGGCCAAAGCCTATGGACTGCAGGTGCTGGGGGCGATTCCCAAGCCCCTCAACCTGCAGGACCTCACGGCTTGCATCTCCAGCTTCCACCCCAAGGAGCAGGTCCGGGAAGCCGTTCCGGCTCGTTCCGAATTCGACGCGGAGGACTTGAAACAGGGCCTGAAGGAACGGGAGTTCATCGCCTACTTCCAGCCCAAGGTTTCCTTCGCCACCGGTGAAGTGCAGGGCGTGGAGGCCCTCGTCCGCTGGTTCAGGCCGGGCCACGGCGCGGTGTCGCCGTTGCAATTCATCCACCGGATGGAGCTGGAGAACCTGGTGACGCCCTTGACCGAGGTGTTGCTGACCCAGACCTGCGGCTACCTGAAGGCCTGGGCCAGGAGAGGCCACCTGATTTCGGCTTCGGTGAACATCTCGATGCAGTGCCTCTCCGATGTGAGCATCGCGGACCGGCTCCACGACCTCGTGAAGGAATCGGATTGCGATCCGCAAAACATCATCCTGGAGGTGACCGAAACCGAAGTGATGGTGGATGTGGCCAAGGTGCTGAACGTGTTGGCGAGGCTGCGGCTCAAGGGTTTCGGACTCTCCATCGATGATTTCGGGACCGGGATATTCCTCCCTGCAGCAGCTCAGCAACGTGCCCTTCACGGAGCTGAAGATCGACCAGTCCTTTGTCAAAGATTCCCCCACCCAGCCCAGGCACCGGACGATCATCGAAACGAGCCTGGACCTGGCGCGCAAACTCAAGCTGAAGACCGTGGCGGAAGGTGTGGAAACGCGCGCGGAATGGGATCTGCTGAAGTCCCTGGGCTGCCAGCAGGCCCAGGGCTATTTCATCGCCCGGCCCATGCCGGGCCACCAGCTGCTGGATTGGTTGCAGCTGTGGCAGGCCCCCGAGGAAGCCTGATGACGGTAGTTTTAAACGGCCCTCAGGCCTCTTTCGGGGAGCGCGCGCGGCAGGATTCGTAG